From a region of the Burkholderiaceae bacterium DAT-1 genome:
- a CDS encoding ABC transporter permease encodes MWTIFRKELLEVFRDRRTLILMLVVPGLIVPLLIGGFSFLAKSRLEQESRRVYKYAVFNAPDSPSFDQRLSAMPQMRRVEWADPATTAKAIKEEKLDFVVTIPKGTEQRIAGGDQVNITLQYNAATSADIIGKRMKALIADWGDELRSQALASRGLDQHAQKVLAKPVTLTINSTANDRERLGEMVGAMLPYFLLIFGIQAAMVCAMDMGAGEKERGTLESLLLLPVPRSQLVLAKFLAVGLVGCATSLFTVISLALWATGLLRGSGMNDLVAIISSITMTDFALIAMLILPAMAIISSLLLVLSFHARSVKEASTYGAQVMMLAIVPIMLSMLPDMRLDAGWAWVPLTNISLAVKEIIKGTLGVKELAIVMSSTVLVASALLFACKRWCEREEVLFRS; translated from the coding sequence ATGTGGACGATTTTCCGTAAAGAATTGCTCGAAGTATTCCGCGACCGGCGTACGCTGATTTTGATGCTGGTTGTGCCCGGGCTGATTGTGCCGCTTTTGATTGGTGGATTCTCCTTTCTAGCCAAGAGTCGCCTCGAGCAAGAGTCTCGCCGTGTGTACAAATATGCGGTCTTTAATGCGCCTGATTCGCCATCCTTTGATCAGCGTCTGTCGGCCATGCCGCAAATGCGCCGCGTAGAGTGGGCTGATCCAGCAACGACCGCCAAGGCAATCAAGGAAGAAAAGCTCGATTTTGTAGTCACCATTCCTAAAGGTACGGAACAGCGCATTGCAGGGGGCGACCAGGTCAACATCACGTTGCAATATAACGCGGCAACGTCTGCTGACATCATCGGGAAGCGCATGAAGGCGCTGATTGCCGACTGGGGAGACGAATTACGTAGTCAGGCACTGGCTTCCCGCGGACTGGATCAGCATGCGCAAAAGGTACTCGCCAAACCGGTTACCCTGACCATCAATAGCACGGCCAATGATCGTGAACGGCTTGGCGAGATGGTCGGAGCGATGCTGCCTTACTTTCTGCTCATTTTTGGCATTCAAGCAGCAATGGTATGCGCCATGGACATGGGGGCAGGTGAAAAGGAGCGGGGTACACTGGAGTCATTGCTCTTATTGCCTGTGCCACGGAGTCAACTTGTGCTGGCCAAGTTCCTGGCGGTCGGTCTTGTGGGTTGCGCAACCAGTCTGTTTACCGTGATTTCACTCGCACTATGGGCAACTGGTTTGCTCAGGGGCAGCGGTATGAATGACCTTGTGGCCATCATCAGTTCAATCACCATGACGGATTTTGCACTGATTGCGATGCTGATTCTGCCCGCAATGGCCATTATCTCCTCCTTGCTGCTTGTGCTGTCGTTCCATGCTCGCAGTGTGAAGGAGGCCAGTACTTACGGTGCTCAGGTCATGATGCTGGCAATTGTGCCGATCATGCTATCCATGCTGCCGGACATGCGCCTCGATGCTGGCTGGGCATGGGTGCCGCTAACCAATATCTCCTTGGCAGTAAAGGAAATCATTAAGGGCACGCTGGGCGTAAAAGAATTGGCGATTGTGATGTCATCAACCGTACTGGTTGCAAGTGCGCTCCTCTTTGCCTGCAAACGCTGGTGCGAGCGCGAGGAAGTATTGTTCCGGAGCTAA
- a CDS encoding ATP-binding cassette domain-containing protein, whose product MIEVKSLAKRFKLPKKRKIVPGTIDEREVDGWFEAVRDVSFHAASGEILGLLGPNGAGKTTSLRMLSTALAPTQGSVLVDGVDLVSDPLAARRKIGFLSGATALYGRLTVRENIRYFADVHGLSASDAAKRVDSLLKRLEMEQYADRRADSLSAGMKQRALIARSVVHAPRVLVLDEPTTGLDILGAQLVLSFMQECRKDGVAVVFSTHHLHEVETLCERVAVIDVGTSQFEGTVSSLRDAGQGDLARGYLSCLRSTRQGKGA is encoded by the coding sequence ATGATCGAGGTTAAATCGCTAGCCAAGCGATTCAAATTACCCAAAAAGCGCAAAATTGTGCCAGGTACCATAGATGAACGCGAAGTAGACGGTTGGTTTGAAGCCGTCCGTGACGTTTCATTTCATGCAGCGAGTGGCGAGATCCTAGGCCTGCTTGGACCCAATGGCGCAGGCAAGACAACATCTTTGCGCATGCTATCCACTGCCCTTGCGCCCACACAGGGAAGCGTGCTGGTCGATGGCGTGGATCTGGTCAGCGACCCATTAGCCGCACGTCGCAAAATAGGCTTTCTGTCTGGTGCAACTGCATTGTATGGCCGACTGACCGTTCGCGAGAATATTCGCTATTTTGCTGACGTACATGGCTTGTCTGCGTCAGATGCCGCAAAGCGTGTTGATTCACTGCTCAAGCGTCTGGAGATGGAGCAATATGCGGATCGCCGCGCAGATTCACTGTCCGCAGGGATGAAACAGCGCGCACTGATCGCGCGTTCGGTTGTGCATGCGCCACGTGTATTGGTGCTCGATGAACCGACTACCGGCCTCGACATTCTGGGCGCTCAGCTGGTGCTGTCATTTATGCAGGAATGCCGAAAAGATGGTGTTGCCGTGGTGTTTTCTACGCATCACTTGCACGAAGTAGAGACCCTCTGTGAGCGGGTCGCGGTCATTGATGTGGGTACAAGCCAATTTGAAGGCACAGTATCATCTCTGCGCGATGCCGGTCAGGGCGATCTGGCAAGGGGGTATCTATCCTGTCTTCGTTCCACCCGGCAAGGAAAGGGCGCGTAA
- a CDS encoding ABC transporter substrate-binding protein — MRRLLSTLLLATTLHLYAADSGASADSLVKNTSSDIISALNAHSYAAGDKRLLDLVENKALPNFDFTRITAQAVGKHWRDASPDQQASLVREFKALLVRTYTSALTSTKIKSIDVKPAQADNGDDRVLVRTSVNQASGQSVAIDYRMLKTADGWKVYDVAVEGVSLVTNYRTDFNQTVQKGGIDGLVKALIARNNGGK; from the coding sequence ATGCGCCGCTTGCTCTCCACCCTCCTGCTCGCCACAACCCTGCATCTGTATGCGGCGGACTCTGGCGCGAGTGCAGACAGCCTGGTCAAGAATACCAGCTCCGATATCATTTCAGCGTTGAATGCCCATTCTTACGCAGCAGGTGACAAGCGCCTTCTGGATCTGGTGGAAAACAAGGCGCTGCCAAACTTTGATTTTACCCGTATCACCGCACAGGCAGTTGGCAAGCACTGGCGTGATGCCAGTCCAGATCAACAAGCCTCTCTGGTTCGAGAGTTCAAGGCATTGCTAGTTCGCACCTATACCTCAGCCCTGACCTCAACCAAGATTAAGTCCATCGATGTCAAACCGGCTCAGGCCGACAATGGTGACGACCGTGTGCTGGTACGCACCTCCGTCAATCAGGCATCCGGGCAGAGTGTTGCCATCGACTATCGCATGCTGAAGACAGCAGACGGCTGGAAGGTGTACGACGTAGCCGTTGAAGGTGTCAGCCTGGTGACCAACTACCGCACCGACTTTAATCAAACTGTACAAAAGGGTGGGATTGACGGCTTGGTGAAAGCATTGATCGCCCGCAATAACGGCGGAAAATAA
- a CDS encoding primosomal protein N' — protein sequence MTFFVQVALDVPLDGAFDYTAEQVSAADVGRRVVVPFGNRKLVGIILGVSAQPSNPEIRHKAIIAILEDMPALPVDVLAMLRFCSAYYHHPLGQVIQTALPTRLRDPAPFKVVESLNYQLRDAAALKAMLPARAVMQHRLATFLSEPRTEDEIRALSPGAWKLVQSWLIEKVAYAVKQHPPIISASGALQLNADQAAAVEGIASSAGFAPALLMGITGSGKTEVYLQAIASMLAKGKQILILVPEINLTPQLEARFRARFAGIALVSLHSSVADGDRAQGWMAAARGDARIVLGTRLAVFTPMPSLGLIVVDEEHDASFKQQEGLRYSARDMAVWRANQRNVPIVLGSATPSLETWHNVRTEKYRLHLLRERAVSGAKPPQISLVNTRRQSLVEGLHPGVLQAIRDRVARKEQVLVFINRRGYAPVVHCGECGWMAACTRCAARLTVHLRERTLRCHHCGLEERLPARCPGCGNQDVRPVGQGTQRIEEFLSSQFAHAKVIRIDRDSTRRKGSFEAALEDIHEGRADILIGTQMLAKGHDFPNLTLVVVVGADSGLFSADYRAAERMYALLAQVAGRSGRGDKPGTVLIQTDFSDHPLFQSLIRDDYASFADAELAQRQTAQFPPVCAQAILRADALVLADALAFLRQALALAPVTPGIVVYDPVEASMVRLANRERAQVLVQSSHRGALRTWLAQWMHALRQVRHAKVRWSLDVDPLEV from the coding sequence ATGACATTCTTTGTTCAGGTTGCGCTGGATGTGCCACTGGATGGTGCATTCGATTACACCGCAGAGCAGGTGTCCGCTGCAGATGTTGGCCGCAGAGTCGTGGTGCCTTTTGGCAACCGTAAGTTGGTGGGAATTATCCTTGGCGTCAGTGCCCAGCCGAGCAACCCGGAGATCCGGCATAAAGCCATTATCGCCATTCTCGAGGATATGCCCGCGCTGCCGGTAGATGTGCTGGCGATGCTCCGTTTTTGTTCTGCTTATTATCACCATCCGCTTGGGCAGGTGATTCAGACCGCATTACCGACCCGCCTGCGTGATCCTGCACCGTTCAAAGTGGTTGAGTCGCTGAATTATCAGTTACGTGATGCTGCTGCACTCAAGGCGATGCTGCCCGCTCGGGCAGTGATGCAACATCGGCTGGCAACGTTTCTATCGGAACCACGTACTGAGGATGAAATCCGCGCGCTTTCGCCCGGCGCGTGGAAGCTCGTGCAAAGCTGGCTAATCGAAAAGGTGGCATACGCGGTCAAGCAGCATCCGCCGATCATTTCCGCCAGCGGTGCGTTGCAGCTTAACGCAGACCAAGCTGCAGCAGTTGAGGGCATTGCTTCATCTGCTGGCTTTGCGCCTGCCTTGCTCATGGGGATTACCGGGAGCGGTAAAACAGAGGTCTATCTCCAGGCGATTGCCAGTATGCTTGCGAAAGGTAAGCAAATACTGATTCTGGTGCCAGAAATTAACCTTACACCGCAGCTCGAAGCCCGATTTCGTGCCCGATTTGCTGGCATTGCACTGGTTTCGCTCCATTCTTCAGTAGCTGATGGTGATCGTGCGCAAGGCTGGATGGCAGCAGCCCGAGGTGATGCAAGGATTGTTCTGGGTACCCGTCTGGCTGTATTTACGCCCATGCCATCGCTGGGGCTGATTGTCGTCGACGAAGAGCATGATGCCAGTTTCAAGCAGCAGGAAGGCCTGCGCTATTCCGCACGTGACATGGCGGTATGGCGGGCAAATCAGCGCAATGTACCTATTGTCCTGGGTTCCGCTACGCCCAGTCTGGAGACGTGGCATAACGTACGGACAGAAAAATATCGCTTGCATCTTTTAAGAGAACGCGCAGTATCCGGTGCAAAGCCACCACAGATCAGCCTGGTGAATACCCGGCGCCAGAGTCTGGTGGAGGGTTTGCATCCCGGGGTGCTTCAGGCTATTCGGGATCGGGTCGCACGAAAGGAGCAGGTACTTGTCTTTATTAACCGACGAGGTTATGCGCCTGTTGTGCATTGTGGCGAGTGTGGCTGGATGGCGGCGTGTACGCGCTGTGCCGCAAGGCTAACCGTACACCTGCGCGAGCGTACCCTGCGCTGTCATCATTGCGGACTTGAGGAACGTCTGCCCGCACGTTGCCCTGGGTGTGGCAATCAGGATGTTCGCCCTGTCGGACAGGGTACGCAGCGCATTGAAGAGTTTCTGTCGAGCCAGTTCGCCCATGCAAAGGTGATCCGGATTGATCGGGATAGTACGCGTCGCAAGGGCAGCTTTGAAGCCGCGCTTGAGGATATTCATGAAGGGCGAGCCGATATTTTGATCGGCACGCAAATGCTGGCTAAGGGACATGACTTCCCGAATCTGACACTCGTTGTGGTTGTTGGCGCAGATAGTGGACTATTCAGCGCGGATTACCGCGCAGCCGAGAGAATGTATGCATTGCTTGCGCAGGTTGCCGGCCGGTCTGGGAGAGGGGATAAACCCGGCACTGTACTGATCCAAACCGATTTCTCCGATCATCCCTTGTTTCAATCATTGATTCGTGATGATTACGCCAGCTTTGCCGATGCCGAGCTTGCGCAAAGGCAGACCGCACAATTTCCACCGGTATGTGCTCAGGCCATTCTCCGCGCAGATGCACTTGTCCTCGCAGACGCGTTAGCATTTCTTCGCCAGGCACTTGCCTTGGCGCCAGTAACGCCCGGCATCGTCGTTTATGACCCAGTGGAAGCCTCGATGGTTCGGCTAGCCAACCGCGAGCGTGCTCAGGTACTTGTGCAGTCCAGCCATCGTGGCGCATTGCGTACTTGGCTTGCGCAGTGGATGCATGCATTGCGTCAGGTACGGCACGCCAAAGTGCGCTGGTCACTTGATGTCGACCCGCTAGAGGTTTAG
- a CDS encoding glycoside hydrolase family 18 protein yields the protein MHQVFKQILASMVGLVACSHVDAAEPFKVAAYYTSWSSEARQFPVSSIPADKLTHVIFAFALVKEGQVVQMSPEHDARGANLFKQLRMLKSAHPHLKTLISIGGWTGSATFSDVAATPASRARFARSAVQFMRQYGFDGIDIDWEYPVEGGMEGNHHRPEDRDHYPLLLKAIRQQMDRVGHGANTQYLLTSATSGAHYLKHADISAAAKYVDWFNLMAYDFAGPWSKTAGHVASLAIDPLQPAYDGAAPESVQSMVSGYLAAHVPPQKLVVGVPLYGYHWTGCKSEQHGLYQACTAIGKGSWERDMGSLDLSDIELHYTSAQGFTRYEHEATGASWLFRESDGAMVTFDSVTSVQQKVAMIRAQGLGGAMMWELSGDRQHTLINVLSELRQPAVTPN from the coding sequence ATGCATCAGGTGTTTAAGCAAATACTTGCGTCAATGGTTGGATTAGTGGCGTGTAGCCATGTGGATGCGGCTGAACCGTTCAAGGTTGCGGCGTATTACACGAGTTGGTCGTCTGAGGCGCGACAATTCCCGGTCTCCTCCATTCCCGCTGATAAGCTGACTCATGTTATTTTCGCATTCGCACTGGTGAAAGAGGGGCAAGTTGTCCAAATGTCCCCGGAGCACGATGCACGGGGTGCCAATTTGTTCAAGCAACTTCGAATGCTTAAATCTGCGCATCCGCATCTTAAAACATTGATCTCAATTGGGGGCTGGACTGGCTCGGCAACTTTCTCTGACGTAGCCGCAACGCCTGCTTCACGCGCGCGTTTTGCCCGATCTGCCGTTCAATTTATGCGGCAATATGGCTTTGATGGTATCGATATTGATTGGGAGTATCCGGTTGAAGGTGGGATGGAGGGTAATCATCATCGCCCTGAGGATCGCGATCACTATCCGCTGCTGCTCAAAGCCATCCGGCAGCAAATGGATCGGGTAGGGCACGGTGCAAACACACAGTATTTACTGACCAGCGCAACATCTGGCGCACATTATCTTAAGCATGCGGATATTTCGGCTGCGGCAAAGTACGTCGACTGGTTCAACCTGATGGCGTACGACTTTGCCGGACCGTGGAGTAAAACGGCTGGGCATGTAGCTTCGCTGGCAATCGATCCCTTACAGCCCGCTTATGATGGTGCAGCACCGGAGAGCGTGCAATCGATGGTGTCTGGCTACCTTGCTGCACATGTTCCTCCGCAAAAACTGGTGGTTGGCGTGCCGCTTTATGGGTATCACTGGACAGGCTGCAAATCTGAGCAACATGGCTTGTATCAAGCCTGTACGGCCATCGGAAAGGGCAGTTGGGAGCGCGATATGGGGTCGCTGGATTTAAGTGATATCGAATTGCACTACACCTCGGCACAAGGTTTCACGCGTTACGAGCATGAAGCAACCGGGGCAAGCTGGCTATTCCGTGAGTCGGATGGTGCCATGGTGACATTTGACTCTGTGACATCCGTTCAACAGAAAGTCGCCATGATTCGCGCTCAAGGCTTAGGTGGCGCCATGATGTGGGAGCTGAGTGGTGATAGGCAACACACGCTGATCAATGTGTTATCCGAGTTGCGTCAGCCTGCAGTGACGCCCAATTAG